The Halomicrobium salinisoli genome contains a region encoding:
- a CDS encoding CPBP family intramembrane glutamic endopeptidase, with product MLSGVSAWIDRHRIAAFLAITYGFTWTIQGILVATGLEASWTLSILVGLGAFGPPLGAAVVVRASGGDLRAWIGQFFRWRIGAKWWAVALGLPLLILVAGSALFVLGGGPIDLSALPFPGIYLFVLAWGTIWGGGQEELGWRGFMLPLLQERYSALVASLLIGVAWAAWHLPLFLNANTTHGAWSITQQGIWMVTILTGSVLWTWMYNVTGGSVLAVAVFHAGINAMGVYHPADLAALAPGGVPDPWLNLLAEVTGAVPLVAAAVLVVLLYGGDRLANREVPGPEVVGLDSD from the coding sequence ATGCTCAGCGGCGTCTCCGCCTGGATCGACCGGCACCGGATCGCGGCCTTCCTCGCCATCACGTACGGGTTCACCTGGACGATCCAGGGGATCCTGGTCGCCACGGGACTGGAGGCGTCGTGGACGCTCTCGATTCTGGTCGGGCTCGGGGCCTTCGGACCGCCGCTGGGGGCCGCCGTCGTCGTCCGGGCGAGCGGGGGCGACCTCCGGGCGTGGATCGGCCAGTTCTTCCGCTGGCGCATCGGCGCGAAGTGGTGGGCGGTCGCGCTCGGACTGCCGCTGCTCATTCTAGTCGCGGGGAGCGCCCTGTTCGTACTCGGCGGCGGACCGATCGACCTGAGTGCGCTGCCCTTTCCGGGGATCTACCTCTTCGTGCTGGCCTGGGGGACGATCTGGGGCGGCGGCCAGGAGGAGCTCGGCTGGCGGGGGTTCATGCTCCCGCTGCTTCAGGAGCGGTACAGCGCGCTCGTCGCCAGCCTGCTGATCGGCGTCGCGTGGGCGGCGTGGCACCTGCCGCTCTTCCTCAACGCCAACACGACCCACGGCGCGTGGTCGATCACCCAGCAGGGCATCTGGATGGTGACGATCCTGACCGGGTCGGTCCTCTGGACGTGGATGTACAACGTGACTGGCGGGAGCGTCCTGGCCGTGGCGGTGTTCCACGCCGGGATCAACGCGATGGGCGTCTACCACCCCGCCGACCTGGCCGCCCTCGCCCCCGGCGGCGTGCCGGATCCGTGGCTCAACCTGCTGGCGGAGGTGACCGGCGCCGTTCCCCTCGTGGCGGCCGCCGTCCTCGTCGTCCTGCTCTACGGCGGCGACCGGCTGGC
- a CDS encoding DoxX family protein — MTPSTISTDARNTFESTVGGYTVGGRAHSLSAWFVLALRLMMGYAFAYSGFTKIVAAEPFSAGGYLSNVAATNGNPLAGVFAWMGSTPWFVEFANVAVPWGELFIGLGLLVGAVVRLAAFFGALMMLTFYFGNWDIAHGVINGDFAYMLVFLAVAAFGAGRILGLDASLETYEVGGEALIERYPVLEYVLG; from the coding sequence ATGACTCCCTCGACAATCTCAACTGACGCACGCAACACCTTCGAGAGCACCGTCGGCGGCTACACGGTCGGCGGCCGCGCCCACAGCCTGTCGGCCTGGTTCGTCCTGGCCCTCCGGTTGATGATGGGCTACGCGTTCGCCTACTCCGGGTTCACCAAGATCGTCGCCGCGGAGCCGTTCAGCGCCGGCGGCTACCTGTCCAACGTCGCCGCGACCAACGGCAACCCGCTGGCCGGCGTCTTCGCCTGGATGGGCTCGACCCCGTGGTTCGTCGAGTTCGCCAACGTCGCCGTCCCGTGGGGCGAGCTGTTCATCGGCCTCGGCCTGCTCGTCGGCGCCGTCGTCCGCCTCGCGGCGTTCTTCGGCGCGCTGATGATGCTCACGTTCTACTTCGGGAACTGGGACATCGCCCACGGCGTCATCAACGGCGACTTCGCCTACATGCTCGTGTTCCTCGCCGTCGCCGCGTTCGGCGCCGGCCGAATCCTCGGGCTCGACGCCTCCCTCGAGACCTACGAGGTCGGCGGCGAGGCGCTCATCGAGCGCTACCCCGTCCTCGAGTACGTCCTCGGGTGA